TTATGACAGTGTCAAACATGTCATAAATAGCAGAATAATGGAAGAGTGCCTCCCTAAACCGTGTGGCAAAGAAAGGGGCATCATATGATCCATTAATAATGATCTGAGTAAAAATATCCGGATTTATCTTCCTGATCAGATGCAGGAAAGCATTTCTGGGACTGTTCACTTCAATAGTACTCTCATCCAGTAGATGTTCAAATCTCATGTGACAGTTTACAGCAACTAGctcatttctctcaattttaagGGCTTCAAGCTTAATGGTTTCCCAGTTCCGTGATGCTATAGCATGATATTCAAAGGGAACATTGTAACGCTTGCAATAGTTAGCCAGCCGGTGACCAGTCTCCTCAATTCTTTCTGTGGGGCGGAAGCCAGATTGGGGAAACTCTATTCCTGTGATCCTCAGCTTGGGAGGACCCCCCTCTCTATTTGATAAAAACTTGATAAGAATTGGCCACTGGAAACCATATAGGATGCCATAATCAATAATATGGATGATTTCTGCCTTTGCGGCTGCTTTCACAATCATTTGATTTGCAAAGAAATATGTAAACTTCTTGAAAGGGGTGGCAGATAGAAAAACTTGGTATGCCTTCAGGAACTCTGCAGCAGTGATCCTCTTAGAACTCACAAAAGAAAATGTTCCTATTGCACCTGAACCAGCCCCAATCAAGCGTGCCTCGAGGCCATTGGCGAAGTAATGAGCCAACCTCTGTGATGCATCCCCAACGGGAGAAGAGTGTTGCCTAATCTGCTTTAGCAATTCATTGGCAGTCCTGATGTCATTGGCATACACAGATTGTGAACACATCAACAGAAGATTTCTCAAATCCActgtttccttcttccttccTTGTTTCTTTGAACGACCCTTCCCTACCTCTGGTGCCTTAGGTTTCAGTGCTCCATTCTGCAAAGAACTGTGTTCAATACACACGTTTTCCACACTTAGAAACACCCGATCAATAGCATCTGACAAGTCAGTCTCATCAACAAGACTAAGTGCTGATTGCTTGTGACCTCTCCCTTCATGCTCTTCTTCTCTGGTGTCTATCTCTTCACGCTCGTGATTCTTCCTACTCTGAAATCCATAGGAATTCCCTTCAAACGTATTGATTGGTTGTTCCCCGTTTGGATATTGACCAGTTACAAGGTTAGACACCGGAGGAAGAAACTTGGTAGCTTCCTCTAACCCTCTCTTAAAGTGGGAAACCGAATCAGCATCATTGAACAGGTTCTGTTGCAAGGAAGAATCCAAATCTGAGAGTCCATGTTCGGTGATGGTGGTTTGAGCTTGGGGACTGAGAAGAAGGGGGTGTTGATTGGGGTTGGGGGAAAGAGGTATGTTGCCAGTGAGAGCGTCGTAGAAGGACTTCTCTGTAACTTGCAAGGTAAGTGTGTCATAGAGTGGCCTCTGGTCAATGTTTTCTTCCA
The nucleotide sequence above comes from Glycine soja cultivar W05 chromosome 11, ASM419377v2, whole genome shotgun sequence. Encoded proteins:
- the LOC114374236 gene encoding scarecrow-like protein 31; translation: MEPNIPRGAEEQSTAYLMEDSDFSETAKFISQILMEENIDQRPLYDTLTLQVTEKSFYDALTGNIPLSPNPNQHPLLLSPQAQTTITEHGLSDLDSSLQQNLFNDADSVSHFKRGLEEATKFLPPVSNLVTGQYPNGEQPINTFEGNSYGFQSRKNHEREEIDTREEEHEGRGHKQSALSLVDETDLSDAIDRVFLSVENVCIEHSSLQNGALKPKAPEVGKGRSKKQGRKKETVDLRNLLLMCSQSVYANDIRTANELLKQIRQHSSPVGDASQRLAHYFANGLEARLIGAGSGAIGTFSFVSSKRITAAEFLKAYQVFLSATPFKKFTYFFANQMIVKAAAKAEIIHIIDYGILYGFQWPILIKFLSNREGGPPKLRITGIEFPQSGFRPTERIEETGHRLANYCKRYNVPFEYHAIASRNWETIKLEALKIERNELVAVNCHMRFEHLLDESTIEVNSPRNAFLHLIRKINPDIFTQIIINGSYDAPFFATRFREALFHYSAIYDMFDTVITSENEWRMTIESELLGREVMNVIACEGSERVQRPETYKQWQVRNTRAGFKQLPLNEELMAKFRSKLKEYHRDFVLDENNNWMLQGWKGRIFNASTCWFPA